The following proteins are encoded in a genomic region of Kosakonia oryzae:
- the tssC gene encoding type VI secretion system contractile sheath large subunit translates to MDSELAVGTVAETTFSDDFLNQVIDNTKAIRRESDRDRMKTQLNNFLAEVTAGTVTVSSDLIGSIEQRISAIDELLSSQVSLIIHAPEFQKKESSWRGLHKLVQTSVTENTQIRVLQCTKQELIKDFKSASDFDQSMLFKCVYESEYGTFGGTPFSSFIGDFEFDNTPQDINLLEQISHVAAAAHAPFLSAIAPGMLSMQDFSELPRPRDLAKLFETTDYARWRSFRQNDDSRYIGLTLPRVLGRMPYGSKTIPAETFCFEEQINENESGSDYLWMNSAWELAGKIVESFEEYGWCASIRGVEGGGLVQSLPAYNYTSISGERTMQCPTQVAISDRREKELSDLGFIPLVHCKGTDYAAFFAVQSANKPRLYNSDQANANARLSSQLPYILATSRFAHYLKSIVRDKVGSFMSRSECEEYLQKWIMQYVVASDNAGPETKARFPLREAQIDVVEVPGFPGTYRAIAWLKPHFQLEGLSMSLRLVADLPSAAGA, encoded by the coding sequence ATGGATAGTGAACTGGCTGTAGGCACTGTTGCTGAAACAACATTCAGCGATGATTTTCTCAATCAGGTAATCGATAATACAAAAGCAATTCGTCGTGAATCAGATCGCGACCGGATGAAAACACAGCTTAATAATTTTCTCGCCGAAGTGACGGCAGGAACAGTGACTGTTTCCAGCGATCTGATTGGCAGCATCGAACAGCGAATTTCAGCCATTGATGAACTGCTTTCCAGTCAGGTAAGTTTAATTATTCATGCCCCTGAATTTCAGAAAAAAGAGTCGTCATGGCGTGGTCTGCATAAACTGGTGCAAACCAGCGTAACGGAAAATACGCAAATCCGCGTTCTGCAATGTACTAAACAAGAATTGATAAAAGATTTTAAATCGGCCAGCGATTTCGATCAGTCAATGTTGTTTAAATGCGTCTATGAAAGCGAATACGGTACTTTTGGCGGTACGCCATTTTCGTCTTTTATTGGCGATTTCGAATTTGATAACACGCCACAAGATATTAATTTGCTGGAACAGATTTCCCATGTCGCGGCTGCGGCCCACGCCCCTTTCCTGAGCGCTATTGCGCCGGGCATGCTGTCGATGCAGGATTTTTCCGAACTGCCTCGCCCACGGGATCTGGCGAAATTATTTGAGACCACGGATTACGCGCGCTGGCGTTCATTCCGCCAGAACGATGATAGCCGGTATATTGGCCTCACATTACCCCGCGTGCTGGGACGTATGCCCTACGGCAGTAAAACCATCCCGGCGGAAACCTTTTGCTTCGAAGAACAGATCAATGAAAACGAAAGCGGCAGCGATTATCTGTGGATGAATTCCGCCTGGGAGCTGGCAGGCAAGATCGTTGAATCCTTTGAAGAGTATGGCTGGTGCGCCTCCATTCGCGGCGTCGAAGGGGGTGGCCTGGTGCAATCATTACCGGCGTATAACTACACCTCAATCAGCGGTGAAAGGACCATGCAATGCCCTACGCAGGTCGCTATTTCAGATCGCCGGGAAAAAGAGCTTTCCGATCTCGGCTTTATTCCGCTGGTGCATTGCAAAGGAACCGACTATGCGGCGTTTTTTGCTGTTCAGTCAGCCAACAAACCGCGTTTATATAACTCTGACCAGGCGAATGCGAATGCGCGCTTGTCGAGCCAGTTGCCATACATTCTGGCCACGTCGCGGTTTGCCCATTATTTGAAATCCATCGTTCGCGATAAGGTCGGCAGTTTTATGTCGCGCAGCGAGTGCGAAGAATATTTACAGAAGTGGATTATGCAATATGTCGTGGCCTCCGATAACGCAGGCCCGGAAACAAAAGCGCGTTTCCCACTTCGTGAAGCCCAAATTGACGTCGTTGAAGTTCCTGGTTTTCCTGGAACCTATCGCGCAATCGCATGGTTAAAACCTCATTTCCAACTTGAGGGTTTAAGTATGTCTTTACGCCTTGTAGCCGATTTACCGTCTGCTGCCGGTGCGTAA
- a CDS encoding MarR family transcriptional regulator has product MTDTTDTPIPKLHLGLLIHLANQFKDQLISQYFSSADITAAQFKVLISIYKGFNSPVEVSKNLLMDAGAMSRMLERMVKRDLIVRNTNPEDKRQVILALTEKGQQICERFQNEALASILSSLTSRLTSEESRLLVELLIKMLPDEATRPHR; this is encoded by the coding sequence ATGACGGACACAACGGATACCCCCATTCCCAAACTGCATCTTGGCTTACTGATTCATCTGGCGAATCAGTTTAAAGACCAGCTTATTAGTCAGTATTTTTCGTCGGCGGATATCACCGCCGCGCAGTTCAAGGTGCTGATCAGTATCTACAAAGGTTTTAACAGCCCGGTTGAAGTGAGCAAAAACTTGCTGATGGATGCCGGAGCAATGAGCCGCATGTTGGAACGAATGGTGAAACGCGATCTGATCGTGCGCAACACCAATCCGGAAGATAAACGCCAGGTGATCCTGGCTCTGACCGAAAAAGGGCAGCAAATCTGCGAACGTTTCCAGAATGAGGCGCTGGCCTCGATTCTCAGTTCGCTGACCAGCCGCCTGACATCCGAAGAGTCCCGATTGCTGGTCGAACTGCTGATAAAAATGTTGCCGGACGAGGCAACTCGCCCACATCGCTAA
- the tssG gene encoding type VI secretion system baseplate subunit TssG — protein sequence MALIPLISKFNFYQQIRLLLRGLRDGKKTDETLLDEALHLTSTLSLNAPEGDVESLSQPAPGEPLTVTAFHHGLTGAMGALPSVYTEWLIERQYRYSDGSAKAFFDLFGHRLYCLDYLAWQKNHLYALAESTDSSPLNMAILALTGLTNEAPVPAMVNHAALFAAPVRSMVNLERWLSQLFAVPAQVIPFTGGWRSVSDEERCQLGNPQHRLETAPMLGAARREVHAHFDVLLGPMSAESSRRFIPQGAAWQDLWARIRDYVGPVMDFSVSLLISRSSPGSSPLGMHALGVDFCLGSSAGTYLHKVQKPAPAF from the coding sequence ATGGCTTTGATTCCGCTTATCAGTAAATTCAATTTCTATCAGCAAATTCGCCTGCTGCTGCGCGGGCTACGCGATGGCAAAAAAACCGATGAAACGTTACTGGATGAAGCGCTGCATCTGACGTCAACCCTTTCGCTGAATGCGCCGGAGGGTGACGTGGAGTCGCTGTCCCAGCCAGCGCCCGGTGAGCCGCTTACGGTGACGGCGTTTCATCATGGTCTGACCGGTGCGATGGGCGCACTGCCTTCGGTGTACACCGAGTGGCTGATTGAACGCCAGTACCGCTACAGCGACGGCAGCGCCAAAGCATTTTTCGATCTCTTTGGCCACCGGCTCTACTGCCTGGATTATCTCGCCTGGCAAAAAAACCATTTATACGCACTCGCTGAATCGACAGATTCCTCGCCGCTCAATATGGCCATCCTTGCGCTTACCGGCCTGACGAATGAAGCGCCCGTCCCGGCAATGGTGAACCACGCCGCGTTATTTGCCGCGCCCGTGCGTTCAATGGTCAACCTGGAGCGCTGGCTGAGTCAGCTTTTTGCTGTCCCGGCGCAGGTGATCCCGTTTACCGGCGGCTGGCGCAGCGTGAGCGATGAGGAGCGCTGCCAGCTCGGCAATCCTCAACACAGGCTGGAAACCGCGCCAATGCTGGGTGCCGCGCGGCGGGAGGTACATGCGCATTTTGATGTCTTGCTCGGCCCGATGTCCGCCGAGTCTTCCCGCCGTTTTATTCCGCAGGGCGCAGCCTGGCAGGATCTCTGGGCGCGTATCCGCGATTACGTCGGCCCGGTAATGGACTTCTCGGTTTCCTTACTGATCAGCCGTTCTTCTCCCGGTTCCAGCCCACTGGGAATGCACGCTTTAGGCGTGGATTTTTGTCTTGGCAGCAGCGCGGGGACTTATCTGCATAAGGTGCAGAAACCTGCCCCGGCCTTTTAA
- the tssF gene encoding type VI secretion system baseplate subunit TssF, with protein sequence MNSLLSYYQKELNFLKKHGRVFAERFPKIARRLGMIEGESADPHVSRLIESFALLTSRIHQRLDEDMPEVVEALIASLAPQFLRPLPSTCIVMMEPDPARSGISGKNILAPGTALFTRNSAPLPCQFQTIYPVTLLPLSIETARLHFDSDILNWKLRLQFRVWPGGAIGAEKIRLYLHGQDNAVNLLYTVLCSELQSLGLSQGESSIALPTTAIAPVGFEVEDALLTRDPRIAPIHILLLDYFYFPQKFSFIDLQLPEGFTASGNETFEIQAVIRRNRLTKKLEKMADIVDASFFRLFCSPAVNLFTQRAEPLTLNDATVEHPVIPDNRYPGLISVWSIDTVTVQRKSEGRIDHWPVRSLLESHLHADNTDNTGLCWQSTHREVHGPRGVEPTCFIAFSKSQPGPAAPIAEVVTITMRCSNHSLPHQLQYGHPDGDFDADAAVAALKTIALTHPTRPLNPPEKSAQRWRFLAQLSLNHQLLAGERGAQQLAEMLALYNRDVQPGKTPLFTLIQSLECQPVTRRLVKNDPHSLARGINVLMTFRHQALNEPDYYLFCSLLDRLLALYAPVNSFIRLATCIEQEAETLHQWPVRAGRLSWL encoded by the coding sequence ATGAATAGTTTACTTTCTTATTATCAGAAGGAACTGAACTTCTTAAAAAAGCATGGCCGCGTTTTCGCTGAACGCTTTCCGAAAATAGCCCGTCGGCTTGGCATGATCGAGGGGGAATCCGCCGATCCGCATGTCAGCCGGTTGATTGAATCTTTTGCCTTATTAACATCGCGTATTCATCAGCGGCTGGATGAGGATATGCCTGAAGTGGTCGAGGCGCTCATTGCTTCACTGGCTCCCCAGTTCCTGCGTCCGCTGCCATCAACCTGCATTGTGATGATGGAGCCCGATCCCGCGCGCAGCGGCATCAGCGGCAAAAATATTCTTGCGCCGGGAACCGCACTGTTTACTCGCAACAGCGCCCCGCTGCCCTGCCAGTTTCAAACCATCTACCCGGTAACGCTACTGCCGCTCAGCATCGAGACGGCAAGGCTGCATTTTGACAGCGATATTCTGAACTGGAAGTTACGCCTGCAGTTTCGCGTCTGGCCGGGCGGTGCGATCGGGGCCGAAAAGATCCGCCTCTATCTGCACGGCCAGGACAATGCGGTCAACCTGCTTTATACGGTGCTCTGTTCTGAACTTCAGAGCCTTGGCCTTTCGCAGGGCGAAAGCAGCATCGCGCTGCCCACCACGGCAATCGCCCCGGTGGGTTTTGAGGTGGAAGATGCGCTGCTTACGCGGGATCCCCGCATTGCGCCAATCCATATTCTGCTGCTGGATTATTTTTATTTTCCGCAGAAATTCTCTTTTATTGACCTGCAATTGCCGGAAGGTTTTACCGCCAGCGGTAATGAAACTTTTGAAATTCAGGCTGTTATCAGGCGCAACCGCTTGACAAAAAAACTGGAAAAAATGGCGGATATTGTCGATGCCAGCTTTTTCCGCCTGTTCTGTTCTCCCGCCGTTAATTTGTTTACGCAGCGTGCAGAACCGCTCACGCTTAATGATGCCACCGTCGAGCATCCGGTTATTCCGGATAACCGCTATCCGGGGCTGATTAGTGTCTGGTCAATCGATACCGTTACCGTGCAGCGTAAAAGCGAAGGGCGCATTGATCACTGGCCGGTGCGTTCACTGCTTGAAAGCCACCTGCACGCGGACAATACCGACAACACCGGGCTGTGCTGGCAGAGCACCCACCGGGAAGTGCATGGCCCGCGCGGCGTGGAGCCAACCTGTTTTATTGCTTTCAGTAAAAGCCAGCCCGGCCCGGCTGCGCCGATCGCTGAAGTGGTGACCATCACCATGCGGTGCAGCAACCATTCGCTGCCGCATCAGTTGCAGTATGGTCATCCCGACGGCGATTTTGACGCCGACGCCGCCGTTGCCGCGCTGAAAACCATTGCCCTCACCCATCCGACGCGTCCGCTTAATCCCCCGGAAAAGAGCGCACAACGCTGGCGTTTTCTGGCGCAATTGTCCCTCAATCATCAATTGCTGGCGGGTGAACGCGGCGCACAGCAGCTGGCAGAGATGCTGGCGCTCTATAACCGTGATGTGCAGCCAGGTAAGACGCCCCTCTTTACGTTGATCCAGTCGCTGGAGTGCCAGCCGGTTACCCGCAGGCTGGTCAAAAACGATCCGCACTCGCTGGCCCGTGGCATCAACGTGCTGATGACATTTCGCCACCAGGCGCTGAATGAGCCTGACTATTACCTGTTCTGCTCGTTGCTGGATCGCCTGCTGGCGCTGTACGCCCCGGTCAATAGCTTTATCCGGCTCGCCACCTGTATCGAGCAGGAAGCCGAAACGCTGCACCAGTGGCCGGTGCGCGCCGGGAGGCTGTCATGGCTTTGA
- the tssB gene encoding type VI secretion system contractile sheath small subunit, with translation MSNTQHKLDKARPPRVQITYDVEIGDAQTAKELPLVLGVMGDFTNTETELRDRKFLHVDKDNFNEIMSSMKPVAEFLVDSALPDQEGKMAVSLTFQNMDDFSPDNIVQQVEPLRKLMELREQLSDLRNRAASNERLKTQLAEIAMQQNKQTEQTDNPAEE, from the coding sequence ATGAGCAACACTCAACACAAATTAGATAAAGCCCGTCCGCCGCGGGTACAAATAACCTATGATGTCGAGATTGGTGATGCCCAGACGGCAAAAGAATTACCTTTAGTTCTTGGCGTTATGGGCGATTTCACCAATACCGAAACTGAACTGCGCGATCGTAAATTCCTGCACGTTGATAAAGATAATTTCAACGAAATCATGTCGTCGATGAAACCGGTCGCGGAATTTTTAGTCGATAGCGCATTGCCCGATCAGGAAGGAAAAATGGCCGTGTCATTAACCTTCCAGAATATGGATGATTTTTCTCCAGATAATATTGTTCAACAAGTTGAACCGCTGCGCAAATTGATGGAATTGCGTGAACAATTATCAGATTTGCGTAATCGCGCCGCCAGTAATGAGCGTTTAAAAACGCAACTGGCAGAAATAGCAATGCAGCAGAATAAACAAACAGAGCAGACAGATAACCCGGCAGAGGAATAA
- a CDS encoding PAAR domain-containing protein, with protein sequence MAQPAARVSDMHTCPMVTPGVPPIPHVGGPIMPPGVPTVLIGGLPAATVGSMATCVGPVDSIVMGSVKVLIGKKPAARMGDSCAHGGVIVAGCPKVLIG encoded by the coding sequence ATGGCTCAGCCTGCGGCCCGTGTTTCTGATATGCATACCTGCCCGATGGTGACGCCCGGCGTTCCGCCAATCCCGCATGTCGGCGGGCCCATCATGCCGCCCGGCGTCCCTACGGTGCTGATTGGCGGTCTTCCCGCCGCGACCGTCGGTTCAATGGCGACCTGCGTCGGGCCTGTCGACAGCATCGTGATGGGCAGTGTCAAAGTGCTGATCGGCAAAAAACCGGCCGCACGCATGGGCGATAGCTGTGCGCATGGCGGCGTCATTGTCGCCGGGTGCCCCAAAGTTCTGATCGGATAA
- a CDS encoding GPW/gp25 family protein → MIYSLLSTLSDNHPLREEDDYHCEALTHHDLLKELKMLLSSRARYPGIEEIPLINTSVLNFGIDESFQQIDELLPRRNIMEHRLKTAIARFEPRLTQVSITSKQDKPDEIQFNVQANYLQKRLTIQLIWNDDTGVFYFDE, encoded by the coding sequence ATGATATATTCATTACTCTCCACCCTCAGTGATAACCACCCTCTTCGTGAAGAGGATGATTATCACTGCGAAGCGCTTACGCATCACGATTTGCTGAAAGAATTAAAAATGTTATTAAGCTCCCGCGCGCGTTATCCCGGCATTGAGGAGATTCCCCTTATTAATACATCGGTGTTGAACTTTGGTATTGATGAGTCATTCCAGCAAATCGATGAATTGCTGCCGCGGCGTAATATTATGGAACATCGGCTGAAAACCGCGATTGCCCGTTTTGAGCCACGGTTAACGCAGGTTTCCATTACCAGCAAGCAGGATAAGCCGGACGAAATTCAATTTAACGTCCAGGCAAATTACTTACAGAAGCGATTAACCATTCAGCTTATCTGGAATGACGATACGGGAGTATTTTATTTCGATGAATAG
- a CDS encoding type VI secretion system Vgr family protein yields the protein MSIIEKSKEQQHHFIGWNGDLADSLLLVSLRGQESLSSPYQYELRSLTKLKEADLARWHGEAVSCRIGDGSQSLPQRHLHGVVTRIRYAQRTGDEVECIFTLEPTLSLLHMGRMMRIWQNTSVPDLVSTLLKSYGINDVEVQLHGTYPKREYCVQYRESALRFIQRILQEEGIYYFFRHSAAGHTLVLADHPASHTPIGGEKLAWHHQGEIITGGTIDSWEASVALLPASVAIQGFNMPQTAAIDDLKSARSADKSISSVTFTDITPQGERELITRQAQTVMAAKEANIRHFAATANAHWLSCGEIFTLSGHPSGDKAYNIQRLDLEAVNNFDDNSSACFCQLQAVANDQPWVPAANHPLPEIPGVLTATVVGPASEEIHADEYGRIKIHFPWDKENPNDDTCSCWVQVVQPWSGANFGAQFLPRVGCEVLVSFVQGHPDFPVVIGTVHNGQNKPPFALPAGKNESGFVSRSTPKGSVDEGHRLSFNDKKGEELLTIIAQKDLALTVKNDATSTIAANRSTELTKGNDLLVLKEGDMSVTLEKGNWQQRVTGNASAEVKDGDYTLSVTGNATTEVKDGEYKLSVAGNTTTEVKDGEYKLSVAGNTTTEVKDGNYKLSVAGNNTTELKSGNYMLSVSGGSGGIKTDKALTFESTQGIELKVGSNKISLSPSGITINGTLLTLEAKATAELKGAMATVSGSGMTQVSGGIINIG from the coding sequence ATGTCGATTATTGAAAAAAGCAAAGAGCAACAACACCACTTTATCGGCTGGAACGGCGACCTCGCCGATTCGCTGCTGCTGGTCTCACTTCGCGGACAGGAATCACTCTCCTCGCCGTATCAATACGAACTGCGTTCGCTGACCAAACTGAAGGAGGCCGATCTGGCACGCTGGCATGGCGAAGCGGTCTCCTGTCGCATCGGCGACGGCAGTCAGTCGCTACCGCAGCGTCATCTGCACGGCGTTGTAACCCGCATTCGTTATGCGCAACGCACCGGGGATGAGGTGGAATGTATTTTCACGCTCGAACCAACACTTTCGCTGCTGCACATGGGGCGCATGATGCGCATCTGGCAAAACACCAGCGTGCCGGATCTGGTCAGTACCCTGCTCAAAAGTTACGGCATCAATGATGTCGAGGTGCAGTTGCATGGCACGTACCCGAAGCGAGAGTACTGCGTGCAGTATCGTGAGTCGGCATTACGTTTTATCCAGCGGATTTTACAGGAAGAAGGGATCTACTACTTTTTCCGCCACAGCGCAGCGGGCCATACCTTAGTGCTGGCCGATCATCCCGCCAGCCATACCCCCATTGGCGGAGAGAAACTCGCCTGGCACCATCAGGGGGAAATCATCACCGGCGGCACGATCGATAGCTGGGAAGCCAGCGTGGCGTTGCTGCCAGCAAGCGTGGCGATTCAGGGCTTCAATATGCCGCAAACCGCCGCGATTGATGATCTGAAAAGCGCCCGCAGTGCTGATAAATCCATCTCCTCCGTGACGTTTACCGATATCACGCCACAGGGTGAACGCGAGTTGATCACCCGCCAGGCGCAAACGGTGATGGCGGCGAAAGAAGCCAATATTCGCCACTTTGCCGCGACGGCGAATGCGCACTGGTTGAGTTGCGGCGAAATCTTCACGCTGAGCGGCCATCCTTCCGGCGACAAAGCGTACAACATCCAGCGCCTGGATCTTGAAGCGGTTAATAACTTTGACGACAACAGCAGTGCCTGCTTTTGCCAGTTGCAGGCGGTAGCGAACGATCAGCCGTGGGTGCCAGCCGCTAACCATCCGCTGCCGGAGATCCCAGGCGTGCTGACGGCAACCGTTGTCGGGCCGGCTTCAGAAGAGATCCACGCCGATGAATATGGCCGCATCAAGATCCACTTCCCGTGGGACAAAGAAAACCCCAATGACGATACCTGCTCCTGCTGGGTGCAGGTGGTACAGCCGTGGAGCGGCGCGAATTTCGGTGCGCAGTTTCTTCCACGCGTCGGCTGTGAAGTGTTGGTCAGCTTTGTGCAGGGACATCCCGATTTCCCGGTGGTCATCGGCACGGTGCATAACGGGCAGAATAAGCCGCCCTTCGCCCTTCCCGCCGGGAAAAACGAGAGCGGTTTTGTGTCGCGCAGCACGCCCAAAGGCAGCGTCGATGAGGGCCATCGCCTGAGTTTCAACGATAAAAAAGGCGAAGAGTTGCTGACCATCATTGCGCAAAAGGATCTCGCGCTGACGGTGAAAAATGATGCCACCAGCACCATCGCCGCCAACCGCAGCACCGAGTTGACCAAAGGCAACGATCTCTTAGTGCTGAAAGAAGGCGATATGAGCGTCACGCTGGAAAAAGGCAACTGGCAACAGCGCGTGACGGGCAATGCCAGCGCAGAGGTAAAGGACGGTGATTACACCCTCAGCGTGACCGGTAATGCCACCACCGAAGTGAAAGACGGCGAGTACAAACTCAGCGTCGCCGGTAATACCACCACCGAAGTGAAAGACGGCGAATACAAACTCAGCGTCGCCGGTAATACCACCACCGAAGTGAAAGACGGTAACTACAAGCTCAGCGTGGCGGGCAATAACACCACCGAGCTGAAGAGTGGCAACTACATGCTTAGCGTGAGCGGCGGCAGCGGCGGTATCAAAACCGATAAAGCGCTGACCTTCGAATCCACGCAAGGCATCGAACTGAAAGTGGGCAGCAACAAAATCAGCCTCTCGCCCAGCGGCATTACGATTAACGGCACCCTGCTCACCCTTGAAGCGAAAGCCACGGCAGAGCTTAAAGGCGCAATGGCCACGGTGTCCGGCAGCGGGATGACGCAGGTTTCAGGCGGCATTATTAACATCGGCTAA
- a CDS encoding DUF6931 family protein, protein MASVELSHHQQLACGNWEEALQQWRQQYDFKTVVSQLTALLRRFASTDALPLLDDIARYGRQPDEMLRWRIFEQAKELGFNTPAGALALSLFWSQGSMSPPDLEPVYPDPQLSQQILNCALVMSACQLSESPTEGVRLLFSHIADGGL, encoded by the coding sequence ATGGCATCCGTTGAATTATCCCACCATCAACAGCTTGCATGCGGCAATTGGGAAGAAGCGCTGCAACAGTGGCGCCAGCAGTATGACTTCAAAACGGTCGTCAGCCAATTGACCGCCCTGCTTCGGCGTTTTGCCAGCACGGATGCGCTGCCGCTGCTGGATGATATCGCCCGCTACGGCCGTCAACCCGACGAGATGCTGCGCTGGCGCATTTTTGAACAGGCGAAGGAGCTGGGTTTTAACACGCCGGCAGGTGCCCTTGCGTTGTCGCTGTTCTGGTCGCAGGGAAGTATGAGCCCGCCGGATCTCGAGCCGGTTTATCCCGATCCGCAACTGAGCCAGCAAATCCTGAATTGTGCGCTGGTAATGTCAGCCTGCCAGCTCTCGGAGTCTCCGACGGAGGGCGTGCGCCTGCTGTTTTCCCACATTGCTGACGGAGGTCTGTGA
- a CDS encoding efflux RND transporter periplasmic adaptor subunit, protein MQTSSAQAERAPSKRKRNFAILFLILLAIAAGCLAWYFLYARYYETTDDAYVNANLVTLTPQIAGTVTQVAVDEGDYVEKGQPLVLLDPSDTEIALQQAEANLASTVRQVRGLYSTADNYRAQVAAKQVTLQTAQNDYARRQKIFASGAIAAEDLAHYRDAVTTAKSDLAAAQQALTTNLAMVDDTVIDSHPEIKSAVATLRQRYLDNARSTIVAPVSGFVAKRAVQLGMRVDSGTTLMSIVPLDQVWVDANFKESQMETMRLGQKVTLTADLYGDNVEYHGVIESLGIGTGSAFSLLPAQNASGNWIKIVQRLPVRITLDPHDMQKHPLRVGLSMFARVDIRDTGGHLLPQQTVAAPRFTTDVYQNALQNADQLVAKILHDNSQAVASSAR, encoded by the coding sequence ATGCAAACTTCATCTGCACAAGCCGAACGCGCGCCCAGCAAACGTAAGCGCAACTTCGCTATTCTGTTCCTCATTCTGTTGGCGATCGCCGCAGGATGTCTGGCCTGGTACTTTTTGTATGCCCGCTATTACGAAACGACCGATGACGCTTATGTCAATGCCAACCTGGTGACGCTGACGCCGCAAATCGCCGGTACCGTCACGCAAGTTGCCGTTGATGAAGGTGATTACGTAGAAAAAGGGCAGCCGCTGGTGCTGCTCGATCCAAGCGATACAGAAATCGCCCTGCAACAGGCGGAAGCCAACCTTGCCAGCACCGTGCGCCAGGTGCGCGGGCTTTACAGCACCGCCGATAACTATCGCGCACAGGTCGCAGCGAAACAGGTGACGCTGCAAACTGCGCAAAATGACTATGCGCGGCGGCAAAAGATCTTTGCCAGCGGAGCGATTGCCGCTGAAGATCTGGCGCATTACCGCGATGCGGTGACCACTGCGAAAAGCGATTTGGCGGCGGCGCAACAGGCGTTAACCACCAATCTGGCGATGGTCGATGACACGGTGATCGACAGCCATCCGGAAATCAAAAGCGCGGTCGCCACGCTGCGCCAGCGCTACCTCGACAATGCCCGTAGCACCATTGTTGCGCCGGTGAGCGGCTTTGTTGCCAAACGCGCGGTGCAGCTCGGCATGCGGGTTGATTCCGGCACTACGTTGATGTCGATTGTGCCGCTGGATCAGGTCTGGGTGGATGCCAACTTTAAAGAGAGCCAGATGGAGACCATGCGGCTGGGGCAGAAAGTGACGCTGACCGCCGATCTCTATGGCGATAACGTTGAATACCACGGGGTCATTGAGAGCCTTGGTATTGGTACCGGCAGCGCCTTCTCGCTGCTGCCCGCGCAGAACGCCAGCGGTAACTGGATCAAAATTGTCCAGCGTCTGCCGGTGCGCATCACCCTCGATCCGCACGATATGCAGAAACACCCGCTGCGTGTTGGGCTGTCGATGTTTGCCCGCGTGGATATCCGTGATACGGGCGGTCACCTGCTGCCGCAACAGACCGTTGCCGCGCCGCGCTTCACCACCGACGTGTACCAGAACGCGCTGCAAAATGCCGATCAACTGGTGGCGAAAATTCTTCATGACAACAGCCAGGCGGTAGCGTCCAGCGCCCGCTAA
- a CDS encoding Hcp family type VI secretion system effector — MAKLQDCQFIEIKIDNKPVKGASTESAYKDWIEGYAPMGITTYSGPDGTYFDSTHISLLVTKESSNFFEQYLKRGYKNITITVVHRGSDEFSANYEIQRITYTDCKIQSLRYEMRDDLFMDLTFVFEGEVTLTINVPNAAGTGLDKIGPITYDIPTKALK, encoded by the coding sequence ATGGCTAAACTCCAGGACTGTCAATTCATCGAAATTAAAATTGACAACAAACCCGTAAAAGGCGCCTCAACGGAAAGTGCTTATAAAGACTGGATCGAAGGGTATGCTCCGATGGGCATCACCACCTACTCCGGCCCTGACGGTACCTATTTTGATTCAACTCACATTTCCTTATTAGTCACCAAGGAAAGCAGCAACTTTTTTGAGCAGTATTTAAAACGCGGTTATAAAAATATCACTATCACGGTTGTACACCGCGGCTCTGACGAGTTCTCTGCGAACTATGAAATTCAGCGTATCACCTACACTGATTGTAAGATCCAGAGCCTTCGTTACGAAATGCGTGACGATTTATTTATGGATCTCACATTCGTCTTTGAAGGTGAAGTTACCCTCACCATTAATGTACCGAATGCTGCTGGAACTGGCCTCGATAAAATTGGCCCGATTACATACGACATTCCGACAAAAGCGCTTAAATAA